In a single window of the Tautonia marina genome:
- a CDS encoding tRNA (cytidine(34)-2'-O)-methyltransferase: MTNLSAADRGEAGDAPPARLHVVLYQPEIAANVGAVGRTCVAAGAMLWLIRPLGFLIDDRRIKRAGLDYWEHLRYRVVDSLDEVAEAIGHDRFWSFSTRASTPYTQARYQPGDALVYGPESRGLPARLVEDRPDRAVRIPIRGEARSLNLSVSVAVGVFEAVRQFDAEG, translated from the coding sequence ATGACGAACCTGTCCGCCGCCGATCGGGGAGAGGCAGGGGACGCGCCTCCCGCCCGGCTTCATGTGGTGCTGTATCAGCCGGAGATCGCAGCCAATGTCGGGGCGGTCGGCCGGACCTGCGTGGCGGCCGGGGCGATGCTCTGGCTGATCCGGCCGCTCGGCTTCCTGATCGACGATCGCCGCATCAAGCGGGCCGGGTTGGACTACTGGGAACACCTCCGCTATCGGGTCGTCGACAGCCTCGACGAGGTGGCCGAGGCAATCGGGCACGACCGCTTCTGGTCGTTTAGCACGAGGGCCTCGACTCCCTACACGCAGGCCCGCTACCAGCCCGGCGACGCCCTGGTCTATGGCCCCGAGAGCCGCGGCCTGCCCGCCCGACTGGTTGAGGATCGGCCCGATCGGGCCGTCCGCATTCCGATCCGGGGCGAGGCAAGGAGCCTGAACCTGTCGGTTTCGGTTGCCGTCGGCGTCTTCGAGGCGGTCCGACAGTTCGACGCGGAGGGGTGA
- a CDS encoding MlaE family ABC transporter permease: MPIDGLIRLGRFVDFALRVILAAPVAIVRRPGEVLRQFERVAWGSLSLVSVAGLSIGLVSWLQTRRLLVRYGVEATLPSVLAAAVLVETGPMLASILVAARLGAGLAAELSSKVLTEEVDAAEVLGASAIPSLVAPRVVACALAVPLLTIVLDTAALLGGLAAELTGGSLSAQAYAERCLDYLRLADVVPGTLKTVIFGLIVGLVGCWVGLRSERSTEAIGSAATRGVVASVLLIFGANVLLVPLIQWGTAAVGWVG, encoded by the coding sequence ATGCCGATTGACGGGTTGATCCGGCTGGGTCGATTTGTCGACTTCGCCCTTCGGGTGATTCTGGCCGCGCCGGTTGCGATCGTCCGAAGACCCGGCGAGGTGCTCCGCCAGTTCGAGCGCGTGGCCTGGGGCAGTCTCTCCCTGGTTTCGGTGGCGGGCCTGAGTATTGGCCTGGTCTCGTGGCTCCAGACCCGCCGCCTGCTGGTCCGGTACGGGGTCGAGGCGACCTTACCAAGTGTCCTGGCCGCGGCCGTGCTGGTCGAGACCGGCCCGATGCTTGCGTCGATCCTCGTGGCCGCCCGGCTCGGGGCGGGTCTGGCGGCCGAGCTCAGTTCGAAGGTCTTGACCGAGGAAGTCGATGCGGCCGAGGTCCTCGGTGCCTCGGCCATCCCGAGCCTGGTGGCCCCTCGGGTCGTCGCCTGTGCCCTGGCGGTGCCGCTCTTGACGATCGTGCTCGACACGGCCGCCCTGCTCGGCGGCCTGGCGGCCGAGCTGACCGGCGGCTCCCTCTCGGCGCAGGCTTATGCCGAGCGCTGCCTCGATTATCTCAGGCTGGCCGACGTGGTTCCCGGCACGCTGAAAACGGTCATCTTCGGCCTGATCGTGGGCCTGGTCGGCTGCTGGGTCGGCCTGCGGTCGGAGCGCTCGACCGAGGCGATCGGCAGCGCCGCCACCCGAGGAGTGGTCGCGTCGGTCCTGCTCATCTTCGGAGCCAATGTGCTGCTCGTTCCCTTGATCCAGTGGGGGACGGCGGCGGTCGGGTGGGTCGGGTAA
- a CDS encoding MlaD family protein, translating into MHREIGPLRALVNGVFCLGILGLAGFGAVQVAGKNWQVQDTYQLSAAFDSISGLEPGGRVFVQGVDAGVVEAIVPPSTPGDPVRLTLRIDARLRPLIRTDAEARIVTQGVVGARVVEIHPGSAEANVLPDGGLIASVRPMELADLMQKASQALERLDHVAGSAEEGLAEVNAIASAIRGGEGTLGRLLTDDEPVNRLVRLTDRGEQTLSDIQDNLDALKNTWPISRYFSRRGYDDRDLALYRPNASRKSMTISESDLFNPGRAVLTKAGRDQLNSVAEWTKEHLTKTTEVVIASFTDNSLDDLMAERLTQQQAEAIREYLVENHGINSAGWFRSRTVAAVGFGRHRPRMVSAEPQGTSPDRRVEIILFTPQASS; encoded by the coding sequence ATGCATCGAGAAATCGGCCCGCTGCGGGCCCTGGTCAACGGGGTGTTCTGCCTGGGCATTCTGGGGCTGGCCGGATTCGGCGCGGTCCAGGTGGCCGGGAAGAACTGGCAGGTGCAAGACACCTATCAGCTCTCCGCCGCGTTCGATTCGATCAGCGGGCTAGAGCCTGGAGGCCGGGTCTTCGTGCAGGGGGTCGATGCCGGGGTGGTCGAGGCGATCGTCCCACCCTCAACCCCAGGCGATCCGGTTCGGCTGACCCTGCGGATCGATGCCCGGCTTCGCCCCTTGATCCGGACCGATGCCGAGGCGAGGATCGTCACCCAGGGGGTCGTCGGCGCCCGGGTCGTCGAGATTCACCCCGGAAGCGCGGAGGCCAACGTCCTGCCCGACGGCGGTCTGATTGCCAGCGTTCGCCCCATGGAACTGGCCGACCTGATGCAGAAGGCGTCGCAGGCGCTCGAACGGCTTGATCACGTGGCCGGTTCGGCCGAGGAAGGTCTGGCCGAGGTTAACGCCATCGCCTCGGCCATTCGAGGCGGTGAAGGCACCCTCGGCCGGCTCCTGACCGACGACGAACCCGTCAACCGGCTGGTCCGCCTGACTGACCGCGGCGAACAGACCCTTTCCGACATACAAGACAATCTAGATGCATTAAAGAATACCTGGCCCATCTCGCGCTATTTCTCCCGACGCGGTTACGACGACCGAGACCTGGCACTTTACCGACCCAACGCCAGCCGAAAATCGATGACGATTTCCGAATCCGACCTGTTCAATCCGGGTCGAGCCGTCTTAACCAAGGCCGGGCGGGATCAGCTGAACAGTGTGGCCGAGTGGACCAAGGAACATCTGACGAAGACGACCGAGGTGGTGATCGCTTCGTTTACCGATAACTCGCTGGACGACCTGATGGCCGAGCGTCTGACCCAGCAACAGGCCGAGGCGATCCGCGAGTATCTGGTCGAGAACCACGGGATCAACTCGGCCGGCTGGTTTCGATCGAGGACGGTGGCCGCGGTCGGGTTCGGCCGGCACCGGCCTCGGATGGTGTCGGCCGAGCCTCAGGGAACGTCTCCCGATCGCCGGGTCGAGATTATCCTGTTCACCCCACAGGCATCATCGTGA
- a CDS encoding metal ABC transporter solute-binding protein, Zn/Mn family, with protein MVCSTGMVGEVVERVGGDRVEVTVLMGAGVDPHLYKPSPGDIIALSGADMIVFSGLHLEGKMGEVFARLGRSKPSVPLADGIASGELLETSGGQVDPHVWFDVRLWADVVSVARDALAGFDPSFASEYARNAERYRDELIRLDEEVREKIVAIPESQRLLVTAHDAFGYFGRAYGIEVEAIQGISTESEAGVHEINALVNLLVDRGVPAVFVEASVSDRNVRALVEGCAARGHRVRIGGELFSDSMGAPGTPEGTYAGMVRHNVSTITEALR; from the coding sequence GTGGTTTGCTCGACCGGCATGGTGGGCGAAGTGGTCGAGCGGGTCGGGGGCGATCGGGTCGAGGTGACGGTCTTGATGGGGGCGGGGGTAGACCCTCATTTATACAAGCCGTCACCGGGAGACATCATTGCCCTGTCAGGTGCCGACATGATCGTGTTTTCCGGGTTGCACCTTGAAGGCAAGATGGGCGAGGTGTTCGCAAGGCTTGGGCGGAGCAAGCCCTCGGTCCCCCTGGCCGACGGGATCGCGTCGGGCGAGTTGCTCGAAACTAGCGGAGGGCAGGTGGACCCGCATGTCTGGTTCGACGTGAGGTTGTGGGCCGACGTGGTCAGCGTGGCCCGAGACGCCCTGGCCGGCTTCGACCCATCCTTTGCCTCGGAGTATGCTCGGAACGCCGAACGCTATCGAGACGAGTTGATCCGGCTCGACGAGGAGGTCCGGGAGAAGATCGTGGCGATTCCCGAATCGCAACGGTTGCTGGTCACGGCCCACGATGCCTTCGGCTATTTCGGGCGGGCCTACGGAATCGAGGTCGAAGCGATTCAGGGGATCAGTACCGAGAGTGAGGCCGGTGTGCATGAGATCAACGCGCTGGTGAATTTGCTGGTCGATCGAGGGGTGCCGGCGGTGTTCGTCGAGGCGAGCGTCAGCGATCGCAACGTTCGGGCACTGGTCGAGGGCTGTGCCGCGCGGGGCCATCGGGTCCGGATTGGGGGAGAGCTGTTTTCCGATTCGATGGGAGCGCCGGGTACTCCTGAAGGAACCTATGCGGGCATGGTCCGACACAACGTGTCAACAATCACGGAGGCGTTGCGATGA
- a CDS encoding metal ABC transporter ATP-binding protein, translating to MNSASFLDQTDAAEGATTTSDSAPPPPVLDVHDVTVAYQRKPVLWDVDLTIEGPCLAGIVGPNGAGKSTLIKAILGLVPMASGSVQLLGKRVSAQRRRIGYVPQRESVDWEFPVTVLDVVLMGTYGQLGWFHRPGKAEQTWAQECLDRVGLLHLADRQIGQLSGGQQQRTFLARALAQRAEVYFMDEPMAGVDAATEAVIFDLLRDLRAAGKTVFVVHHDLRTVPEYFDYTILLNMRLIAHGPTAATFTTENLRKTYGGRLAILEAAGAAVQARERSQ from the coding sequence ATGAATTCCGCATCGTTCCTCGATCAGACCGACGCGGCCGAGGGTGCGACCACGACCTCGGACTCGGCCCCCCCTCCCCCGGTGCTGGACGTCCACGACGTGACGGTCGCCTATCAACGGAAGCCGGTCCTTTGGGATGTCGATCTGACGATCGAAGGGCCCTGTCTGGCCGGGATTGTCGGGCCGAATGGTGCAGGAAAGAGCACGCTGATCAAGGCGATTCTTGGTCTCGTGCCGATGGCGAGCGGTTCGGTGCAACTGCTTGGCAAGCGGGTGTCGGCCCAGCGGCGTCGGATCGGCTACGTGCCGCAGCGTGAAAGCGTGGACTGGGAGTTCCCGGTCACGGTGCTCGACGTGGTGTTGATGGGAACTTATGGGCAGCTCGGCTGGTTCCACAGACCGGGCAAGGCCGAACAGACCTGGGCGCAGGAGTGCCTGGACCGGGTCGGCCTGCTGCATCTGGCCGATCGTCAGATTGGGCAGCTCTCCGGGGGGCAGCAACAGCGGACCTTCCTGGCCCGAGCGCTGGCCCAGCGGGCGGAGGTCTACTTCATGGATGAGCCGATGGCCGGAGTTGATGCCGCGACCGAGGCTGTTATCTTCGATTTGCTCAGGGACCTTCGCGCCGCGGGGAAGACGGTCTTCGTCGTGCATCACGACCTGAGGACCGTCCCCGAATATTTTGACTACACCATTCTCTTAAATATGCGGCTGATTGCTCATGGACCAACCGCCGCGACCTTCACGACCGAGAACCTGCGCAAGACCTACGGCGGTCGGCTGGCGATTCTCGAAGCGGCGGGGGCGGCGGTCCAGGCCAGGGAACGAAGTCAGTGA
- a CDS encoding FkbM family methyltransferase, with translation MLSRMISYAGNFEDVLLRRAFADQSTGFFIDVGAYDPVDGSVTKHFSNLGWRGINIEPDPAPFARLCEDRPNDINLNLAISDRAGTLRLYTAEGAAHPSVDRNLITGWFGARPEDLREIELPATTLAAVCEAHVPAGQTIDFLKIDVESHEYEVVIGHDWERWRPRVLIVESYAPERWEPTLSAARYQFTLFDGINRVYVRDEDAHLIAPLSVPVNQTDNFEIFGYAQQIADLTHRLDSYRQIGPRALNLARWLHDRAARHPRLAAIARNWIGREAG, from the coding sequence ATGCTGTCGCGGATGATCTCCTACGCCGGAAATTTTGAAGATGTCCTGCTCCGTCGCGCCTTTGCCGATCAATCGACCGGCTTTTTCATCGATGTCGGTGCGTACGATCCGGTCGACGGTTCGGTCACCAAGCATTTCTCGAACCTTGGCTGGCGAGGGATCAACATTGAGCCCGACCCCGCCCCCTTCGCTCGCCTGTGTGAGGATCGGCCAAACGACATCAATCTGAACCTGGCCATCTCGGATCGCGCAGGAACGCTTCGCCTCTACACGGCGGAAGGGGCGGCGCATCCGTCGGTCGATCGAAACTTGATCACCGGATGGTTCGGCGCCCGACCCGAGGATCTCCGTGAGATCGAACTGCCCGCCACCACCCTCGCCGCGGTCTGCGAGGCTCACGTTCCCGCTGGTCAGACAATCGATTTTCTCAAGATCGATGTCGAGTCGCATGAATACGAAGTCGTGATTGGGCACGACTGGGAACGTTGGCGTCCTCGGGTTCTGATCGTTGAATCGTATGCCCCCGAGCGCTGGGAGCCGACACTCTCGGCCGCCCGTTACCAATTCACGCTCTTTGACGGAATCAATCGCGTCTATGTCCGAGACGAAGACGCCCACCTGATCGCCCCCTTGAGTGTGCCCGTCAACCAGACCGACAACTTCGAGATCTTCGGCTACGCCCAGCAGATCGCCGACCTGACCCATCGCCTCGACTCGTACCGGCAAATCGGCCCTCGAGCGCTGAACCTGGCCCGTTGGCTTCACGACCGGGCGGCGCGCCACCCACGTCTTGCCGCGATCGCCCGCAACTGGATCGGCCGCGAGGCCGGGTGA
- a CDS encoding metal ABC transporter permease, with translation MTPSFLTYNTLIVLLGTGLLGANAGLVGSFAVLRRRSLTGDALAHAALPGLALAFLVVGQRNLPAMLAGALVSGLLGVAVISGLRSKTRVKEDAAIGIVLSVFFGAGVVLSRIVQNTPGVGSKAGLDSYILGKTAGIIRQDVFIIGGVSLVSLLLILLAYKEFKLTVFDPDFARVQGWPVLRLDLLLMGLIALAVVFGLPMVGVVLMAALLILPGAAARFWTDRLGPLLVLATVFGLSIGLIGTALSARYAGMPAGPIIVLVGAGVFLLSVLVAPKRGVLGRAVAAWRFRRSLDDRAMLRRLYDLVEPDLPSVRAINTAEELSRNGTHRRRRRAILARLVRQGALRVERDSGGILMTLTDEGLRRARVVARDQRLWEQFLLHAPELAGTMADLSQETVEVLPADLIAELEQGLRDTGRLPELERREPAR, from the coding sequence ATGACTCCCTCGTTTCTGACGTACAACACGCTGATTGTCTTGCTCGGCACTGGCCTGCTGGGGGCGAATGCCGGGCTTGTGGGTAGCTTCGCCGTCTTGCGAAGGCGATCGTTGACGGGAGACGCCCTGGCGCATGCGGCCCTGCCGGGGTTGGCGCTGGCGTTTCTGGTGGTCGGGCAGCGGAACTTGCCGGCGATGCTGGCGGGGGCCCTGGTTTCGGGTCTGCTGGGCGTGGCGGTGATCTCGGGTTTGCGATCGAAAACGCGGGTGAAGGAAGACGCGGCGATCGGCATTGTCCTGAGCGTTTTCTTCGGCGCGGGGGTGGTGCTGAGCCGGATCGTCCAGAATACGCCGGGGGTCGGCAGCAAAGCGGGGCTCGATTCGTATATTCTGGGTAAGACGGCGGGGATCATCCGGCAAGACGTGTTCATTATTGGCGGTGTCTCGCTGGTCAGTCTGCTCCTGATTCTGCTGGCGTACAAGGAATTCAAGCTGACGGTGTTCGACCCCGACTTTGCTCGGGTGCAAGGCTGGCCGGTCTTGCGGCTTGATTTGCTCTTGATGGGTTTGATCGCCCTGGCGGTCGTCTTCGGCTTGCCGATGGTGGGTGTGGTCTTGATGGCGGCCTTGTTGATCTTGCCGGGGGCAGCGGCGCGGTTCTGGACCGACCGACTCGGCCCGTTGCTCGTGCTGGCCACGGTGTTCGGGCTGTCGATCGGGTTGATCGGCACGGCGCTGAGTGCTCGATATGCGGGGATGCCGGCCGGTCCGATCATCGTGCTGGTGGGGGCGGGGGTGTTTCTGCTCTCGGTGCTGGTCGCGCCCAAGCGAGGGGTACTCGGCCGGGCGGTGGCGGCCTGGAGGTTCCGGCGATCGCTCGATGATCGGGCGATGCTTCGCCGGCTGTACGATCTGGTCGAGCCCGACCTGCCGAGCGTTCGAGCAATCAACACCGCGGAAGAACTCAGTCGGAACGGCACGCACCGGCGACGACGCAGGGCGATTCTGGCTCGCCTGGTTCGCCAGGGGGCGCTTCGTGTGGAGCGTGATTCGGGGGGGATCCTGATGACCCTGACCGATGAGGGATTGCGACGGGCCAGGGTCGTGGCCCGAGATCAACGGCTCTGGGAGCAGTTCTTGCTGCACGCTCCGGAACTGGCGGGGACGATGGCTGACCTGTCTCAGGAAACGGTGGAGGTGCTGCCGGCCGATCTCATCGCCGAGCTGGAGCAAGGGCTTCGAGACACCGGCCGATTGCCCGAGCTTGAGCGGAGGGAGCCGGCACGATGA
- a CDS encoding metal ABC transporter permease codes for MNESSESLTRPGWMSGRRGTILPLLAVLVPSGWALAVSDEIGRWTIVLGVLASVPCAILGCYLVLRQLSLLGDAISHAVLPGIALGFLLSGQLIGPAIVIGAMVVGILTAVLTQLLSRLGKVPEDASLGVVFTSLFAAGVLLITQAASDVDLDAGCVLYGLIELAPLESTPIGGIEVPRSFWALGMVALVTLGFVTLLWKELLLVSFDAPLATAVGINATVIHYALMAMVAGATVAAFEAVGSILVVAMLIVPAATAHLLSNRLPKMMLAASGVAVLASALGYRGAVALNSSVAGMMAVVAGSLFAVAVILAPNQGMLARVITRLRLSLRIAREDTLARLYRAEEHAPESPSPAGPEAPAATSIADRWVEVLAVGQLRRGEFVRASETGELTLTDRGRAEASELVRAHRLWESYLSTHFDLPPDHLHDPAERLEHFIGPGLRAELDAALEAPAADPHGRIIPPEQP; via the coding sequence ATGAACGAGTCGTCTGAATCCTTGACACGTCCGGGGTGGATGTCGGGACGACGGGGGACCATCCTCCCACTGCTGGCCGTTTTGGTGCCGAGCGGATGGGCCCTGGCGGTGAGCGACGAGATCGGCCGCTGGACGATCGTGCTGGGTGTGCTGGCGAGTGTGCCGTGTGCGATTCTGGGCTGTTACCTCGTGCTCCGGCAGTTGAGCCTGCTGGGAGACGCGATCAGCCACGCGGTCTTGCCGGGGATTGCGCTGGGATTCTTGCTGAGCGGCCAGTTGATCGGCCCGGCGATTGTGATCGGGGCGATGGTGGTCGGCATCCTGACGGCGGTGTTGACCCAGTTGCTCAGTAGACTTGGCAAGGTGCCGGAAGATGCGAGCCTGGGAGTGGTCTTCACCTCCTTGTTTGCGGCGGGGGTGTTGCTGATCACCCAAGCGGCGAGCGATGTGGACCTCGACGCTGGCTGCGTCTTGTACGGGCTGATTGAGCTGGCCCCGCTGGAAAGTACGCCGATCGGCGGGATTGAGGTGCCCCGGTCGTTCTGGGCGCTCGGAATGGTCGCCCTGGTGACACTTGGGTTCGTGACCTTGCTGTGGAAAGAGCTGTTGCTCGTTTCGTTCGACGCCCCGCTGGCGACGGCGGTGGGGATCAACGCAACGGTGATCCATTACGCCTTGATGGCGATGGTGGCCGGGGCGACGGTGGCGGCGTTTGAGGCAGTCGGCTCGATTCTGGTCGTGGCAATGCTGATCGTACCGGCGGCCACGGCCCATCTCCTCAGCAATCGGCTGCCGAAGATGATGCTGGCGGCCTCGGGGGTGGCAGTGCTGGCCTCGGCGCTCGGGTATCGCGGAGCAGTGGCCTTGAATTCGAGCGTGGCGGGCATGATGGCGGTTGTGGCGGGCAGCTTGTTCGCGGTGGCCGTGATTCTTGCACCCAACCAGGGGATGCTGGCCCGAGTCATCACGCGGCTTCGGCTGTCGCTGCGGATCGCCCGAGAGGACACCCTTGCCCGGCTTTATCGGGCCGAGGAGCACGCGCCGGAGTCTCCCTCGCCGGCCGGGCCTGAGGCCCCCGCGGCGACCTCAATCGCGGATCGATGGGTCGAGGTCCTTGCCGTCGGGCAATTGCGGCGAGGGGAATTCGTCCGCGCTTCGGAGACGGGCGAGCTCACCCTGACCGATCGAGGACGGGCGGAGGCGAGCGAGCTGGTCCGCGCTCACCGGCTCTGGGAGTCGTATTTGAGCACGCACTTCGACCTGCCCCCCGACCATCTACACGACCCAGCCGAGCGCCTGGAGCACTTCATCGGCCCCGGCCTCCGCGCCGAGCTGGACGCCGCACTTGAGGCTCCCGCCGCCGATCCGCACGGCCGGATCATCCCCCCCGAGCAACCCTGA
- a CDS encoding HEAT repeat domain-containing protein, with protein sequence MRRNRTATGGAWVAALAAVLVGSTGEAQADQVKIRGGGTLHGAVVPIEDRPGYVEIYTATASRPYVFRRDQIEQIVPEASPMDDYLKRRQTIEDSADAHFELGLWCEEQGLSGPALVHHGRAVELDEHHALAQKKLGRVFFDGRWITYDERRQLQGLVKHGGRWVTPEAKEDLNEQQRMTQSQEAWARRIDLLVKTFLEGAPADRAEAEQQLRQINDPDAVVPLVNRLGRQGVELRLILAQLLGTIQDPMADSGLVHLLVREEDRQVRLTMLNELARRQEPTVVPKLIRELSKPDPDRVGRAAWALAGLGATEAVPKLIPALVSVQKRVETVLVPSEPVGGGMGMGVNFGASGGPAFGFGSGPSIPVLTGPAVAPGAIAFGAQAVPIFQYRGQGTGVVVGNVGGVTAPVPAPPVPRQVVRPYQHRNVEVLAALERLTGENLGYDVSAWNRWLRTEFRPPAEEERPARLVPQP encoded by the coding sequence ATGCGACGCAACCGGACAGCGACGGGAGGAGCATGGGTCGCGGCCCTGGCAGCGGTCCTGGTCGGCTCGACCGGCGAGGCCCAGGCCGATCAGGTCAAGATCCGAGGGGGCGGAACGCTTCACGGTGCAGTCGTACCGATCGAGGATCGTCCAGGGTACGTCGAGATCTACACGGCGACCGCGTCTCGGCCGTATGTGTTTCGGCGCGATCAGATTGAGCAGATTGTTCCTGAAGCGTCTCCGATGGACGACTACCTGAAGCGCCGCCAGACGATTGAGGACAGCGCCGACGCCCATTTCGAGCTGGGGCTCTGGTGCGAGGAGCAAGGGCTGTCGGGTCCGGCCCTGGTGCATCATGGTCGAGCCGTCGAGCTGGACGAGCATCACGCCCTGGCCCAGAAGAAGCTCGGGCGGGTCTTTTTCGACGGACGCTGGATCACCTACGACGAGCGTCGGCAACTGCAAGGCCTGGTCAAGCATGGCGGCCGATGGGTCACTCCGGAAGCGAAGGAAGACCTGAACGAACAGCAGCGGATGACGCAGTCTCAGGAGGCCTGGGCCCGTCGAATCGACCTGCTGGTGAAGACGTTTTTGGAAGGAGCCCCCGCCGATCGGGCCGAGGCCGAGCAGCAGCTCCGGCAGATCAATGATCCGGATGCCGTGGTCCCTCTGGTCAACCGGCTTGGTCGGCAAGGGGTGGAGCTGAGGCTGATTCTGGCGCAGCTCCTGGGAACCATTCAGGACCCGATGGCCGACTCGGGCCTGGTGCATCTGCTGGTTCGGGAAGAGGATCGACAGGTCCGGCTGACGATGCTGAACGAGCTGGCCCGGCGCCAGGAGCCGACGGTCGTTCCGAAGTTGATTCGAGAACTGAGCAAGCCGGACCCCGACCGCGTGGGTCGAGCCGCCTGGGCCCTGGCGGGTCTGGGGGCCACCGAAGCGGTGCCGAAGCTAATTCCGGCCCTGGTGAGCGTGCAGAAACGGGTCGAGACTGTGCTGGTTCCGAGTGAGCCGGTCGGGGGAGGCATGGGGATGGGGGTGAACTTCGGCGCCTCGGGAGGTCCGGCCTTCGGCTTCGGCAGCGGCCCGAGCATCCCGGTGCTGACGGGGCCGGCCGTGGCTCCCGGGGCGATTGCCTTTGGCGCCCAGGCCGTCCCCATTTTCCAGTACCGCGGCCAGGGGACCGGCGTGGTTGTTGGGAATGTCGGTGGTGTGACCGCACCCGTGCCGGCCCCTCCGGTTCCTCGGCAAGTGGTTCGCCCGTACCAGCACCGCAACGTCGAGGTCCTGGCCGCCCTGGAGCGACTGACCGGCGAAAATCTGGGATACGATGTCTCAGCCTGGAACCGCTGGCTGCGGACCGAGTTCCGCCCTCCGGCCGAGGAGGAGCGGCCCGCTCGGCTCGTTCCCCAGCCCTGA
- a CDS encoding NAD(P)/FAD-dependent oxidoreductase produces MTDSSISHGDRPDRPHVVILGAGFAGLAAMKVLGGKAVDVTVIDRTNHHLFQPLLYQVATAALNPADIAMPIRRIVRRSKNIRVLMGEVQSIDPERRVVRLDHGEIPYDFLIVATGAGHSYFGHDEWEKDAPGLKSIEDALEIRRRVLSAFEVAERESDPNRRQAALTFAIIGAGPTGVELAGTLSEVARKTLARDFRRIDPTQARILLLEGGPRVLAAYPEELSESARKQLEQLGVEVRLNSRVTHIDPEGVNIGDERIEARTVIWAAGVAASPLATGLGAPLDKAGRVKVEPDLTIPGHAEVFVVGDLMAKFQDGEMVPGVAPAAMQAGRYAAKSLLQQIAGKPRKPFHYVDKGLLATIGRASAVADLRGLTFSGLPAWLLWLFVHLFFLIGFRNRLLVMIQWAYSYLTYDRGARLITTTWHGLTQMRPETNGSESHRSS; encoded by the coding sequence ATGACTGATTCATCGATTTCGCACGGTGATCGCCCGGATCGTCCCCATGTCGTAATCCTCGGGGCGGGGTTTGCCGGTCTGGCAGCCATGAAGGTGCTTGGCGGCAAGGCGGTGGACGTGACGGTCATCGACCGGACCAACCACCACCTGTTTCAGCCGTTGCTCTATCAGGTGGCCACGGCGGCCTTGAATCCGGCGGACATCGCCATGCCGATCCGTCGGATTGTGAGACGATCGAAGAACATTCGCGTCCTTATGGGAGAGGTCCAGTCGATCGATCCGGAGCGTCGGGTCGTGCGGCTGGATCACGGCGAAATTCCCTACGATTTCCTGATCGTCGCAACCGGCGCAGGGCATTCGTACTTCGGTCACGACGAGTGGGAAAAGGATGCCCCTGGGCTCAAGAGCATCGAGGATGCGCTGGAAATCCGTCGCCGGGTGCTCTCGGCGTTTGAGGTGGCCGAGCGGGAATCGGACCCGAACCGTCGCCAAGCTGCGCTGACCTTTGCCATCATCGGGGCGGGGCCAACGGGGGTGGAGCTGGCGGGGACGCTCTCGGAGGTCGCCCGGAAAACGCTCGCCCGAGACTTTCGGCGGATCGATCCGACTCAGGCCCGCATCCTCTTGCTGGAGGGAGGGCCTCGGGTGCTGGCGGCCTACCCGGAAGAACTGTCTGAATCGGCCCGCAAGCAACTGGAACAGCTCGGGGTCGAGGTTCGACTCAACAGCAGGGTCACGCACATCGATCCCGAAGGAGTGAACATTGGTGACGAGCGGATCGAGGCCCGCACGGTGATCTGGGCCGCAGGGGTGGCCGCCTCTCCCCTGGCAACGGGCCTCGGAGCGCCGTTGGATAAGGCGGGGCGGGTGAAGGTCGAACCAGACCTGACGATTCCCGGCCATGCCGAGGTGTTTGTGGTCGGCGACCTGATGGCCAAATTCCAGGATGGCGAGATGGTTCCCGGAGTCGCCCCGGCCGCCATGCAAGCGGGGCGATATGCTGCAAAAAGTCTTCTTCAACAGATCGCGGGAAAACCCCGGAAACCGTTCCATTATGTCGATAAAGGGTTACTGGCAACGATCGGGCGCGCCTCGGCGGTGGCCGATCTGCGGGGCTTGACGTTTTCCGGATTACCGGCCTGGCTCCTCTGGCTTTTTGTGCATCTTTTCTTTCTGATCGGGTTCCGGAACCGCTTGCTCGTGATGATTCAGTGGGCCTATTCGTATCTGACCTACGACCGAGGAGCCCGGCTGATCACCACGACCTGGCATGGTCTGACCCAGATGCGACCCGAGACGAACGGCTCCGAGTCTCACCGGTCGTCCTGA